In Gordonia phthalatica, one genomic interval encodes:
- a CDS encoding electron transfer flavoprotein subunit alpha/FixB family protein → MAEVLVLVEQDAEGALKKVTSELITAARALGTPSAVVVGKPGSAAGVTAGLAEAGAEKIYVAESDDVANYLITPAVDVLSQLAEANGAAGVLVAATADGKEIAGRLAVRLGSGLLTDVIDVKEGGAGVHSIFGGAFTVDAQAGGDTPVISVRPGGVEAAPAAGAGEVVNVEVPAQEGGVKITGFAPNVGGDRPELTEASIVVSGGRGVGSAESFSVVEALADSLGAAVGASRAAVDSGYYPGQFQVGQTGKTVSPQLYIALGISGAIQHRAGMQTSKTIIAVNKDEEAPIFEISDYGIVGDLFNVAPQLTEEINKRK, encoded by the coding sequence ATGGCTGAAGTACTCGTGCTCGTTGAGCAGGACGCCGAAGGCGCGCTGAAGAAGGTCACCAGCGAGCTGATCACCGCTGCTCGTGCCCTCGGCACCCCGTCGGCCGTCGTCGTCGGCAAGCCCGGCTCCGCCGCCGGCGTCACCGCCGGACTCGCCGAGGCCGGCGCCGAGAAGATCTACGTCGCCGAGTCGGATGACGTCGCCAACTACCTCATCACCCCGGCCGTCGACGTCCTGTCGCAGCTGGCCGAGGCGAACGGCGCCGCAGGCGTCCTCGTCGCCGCGACCGCTGACGGCAAGGAGATCGCCGGCCGTCTGGCCGTGCGTCTGGGCTCGGGCCTGCTGACCGACGTCATCGACGTCAAGGAAGGCGGCGCAGGCGTCCACTCGATCTTCGGTGGCGCGTTCACCGTCGACGCTCAGGCCGGCGGCGACACCCCGGTCATCTCGGTTCGCCCGGGTGGCGTCGAGGCCGCTCCGGCCGCCGGCGCGGGCGAGGTCGTCAACGTCGAGGTCCCGGCCCAGGAAGGCGGTGTCAAGATCACCGGCTTCGCGCCGAACGTCGGTGGCGACCGCCCGGAGCTCACCGAGGCGTCGATCGTCGTCTCCGGTGGTCGTGGCGTCGGCTCGGCCGAGAGCTTCTCGGTCGTCGAGGCCCTCGCCGACTCGCTCGGTGCGGCCGTCGGCGCCTCGCGTGCCGCCGTGGACTCCGGTTACTACCCGGGTCAGTTCCAGGTCGGTCAGACGGGCAAGACCGTCTCGCCGCAGCTGTACATCGCCCTGGGCATCTCGGGCGCCATCCAGCACCGCGCGGGCATGCAGACCTCGAAGACCATCATCGCGGTCAACAAGGACGAGGAAGCGCCGATCTTCGAGATCAGCGACTACGGCATCGTCGGCGACCTCTTCAACGTCGCCCCGCAGCTGACCGAAGAGATCAACAAGCGCAAGTGA
- a CDS encoding class I SAM-dependent methyltransferase, which produces MTDNQPTQPESDAHADQLVLTGERTVPGIDAENYWFRRHEVAYEYILDRCAGLDVLEAGSGEGYGASMLATRAKSVTCVDYDEQAVAHTRHRYPELIVHQGNLIDLPLADGSVDVVVNFQVIEHLWDQSAFVAECHRVLRPGGVLLMSTPNRITFSPGRDTPLNPFHTRELNAAEMTELLTVVPTCTGFQVQQMLGVFHGATLKALDEKWGGSIIDAQIERALAGTPWPDELTADVAAVTTADFDISPSDVADIDASLDLFAVAVRR; this is translated from the coding sequence ATGACCGATAACCAGCCGACGCAGCCGGAATCCGATGCGCACGCCGACCAGCTCGTGCTGACCGGCGAACGAACCGTACCCGGAATCGACGCCGAGAATTACTGGTTCCGGCGACATGAGGTGGCGTACGAGTACATCCTCGACCGCTGTGCGGGCCTCGACGTCCTCGAAGCGGGCTCCGGCGAGGGCTACGGCGCGTCGATGCTCGCGACGCGCGCCAAGTCTGTGACCTGCGTCGACTACGACGAGCAGGCCGTCGCGCACACGCGCCACCGCTACCCGGAACTGATCGTGCACCAGGGCAACCTGATCGATCTGCCGTTGGCCGACGGGTCGGTCGACGTCGTCGTCAACTTCCAGGTGATCGAGCACCTGTGGGATCAGAGCGCCTTCGTCGCCGAGTGCCACCGTGTTCTGCGTCCCGGCGGTGTGCTGCTGATGAGCACGCCGAACCGCATCACCTTCTCCCCCGGTCGCGACACCCCGCTGAACCCGTTCCACACGCGGGAGCTCAACGCCGCGGAGATGACGGAGTTGCTCACCGTGGTGCCCACCTGCACCGGTTTCCAGGTCCAGCAGATGCTCGGCGTCTTCCACGGCGCAACCCTGAAGGCGCTGGACGAGAAGTGGGGCGGATCGATCATCGACGCGCAGATCGAGCGCGCCCTCGCGGGTACCCCGTGGCCCGACGAGCTGACCGCCGATGTCGCCGCCGTCACGACCGCCGACTTCGACATCTCCCCATCCGACGTCGCGGACATCGACGCCAGCCTCGACCTGTTCGCCGTGGCCGTCCGACGCTGA
- a CDS encoding electron transfer flavoprotein subunit beta/FixA family protein, with the protein MTNIVVLIKQVPDTWSERKLADGDFTLDREAADAVLDEINERAVEEALQIKEANGGEVTLLCVGPERATDAIRKALSMGADKAIHIKDDLMHGSDAVQTAYVLASALGTVEGVEMVIAGNEATDGRSGAVPAMIAEYLELPHLTHLRKLEVDGETLRGERETDEGIFNVEASLPAIVSVNEKINEPRFPSFKGIMAAKKKEVSVLTLAEIGVDADTVGLANAGSTVTAVTPKAEKSAGERVVDEGDGGVKVAEYLAAAKII; encoded by the coding sequence ATGACGAATATTGTCGTTCTGATCAAGCAGGTTCCCGACACGTGGTCCGAGCGCAAGCTCGCCGATGGCGACTTCACGCTCGACCGGGAAGCCGCTGACGCAGTGCTCGATGAGATCAACGAGCGCGCTGTGGAAGAGGCTCTGCAGATCAAGGAAGCCAACGGTGGCGAGGTGACCCTCCTCTGCGTGGGCCCCGAGCGCGCGACCGATGCCATCCGCAAGGCCCTCTCGATGGGCGCCGACAAGGCGATCCACATCAAGGACGACCTGATGCACGGCAGCGACGCGGTCCAGACCGCGTACGTTCTGGCCTCCGCCCTGGGCACCGTCGAGGGCGTCGAGATGGTCATCGCAGGCAACGAGGCCACCGACGGCCGCAGCGGCGCCGTCCCGGCCATGATCGCCGAGTACCTGGAGCTCCCGCACCTGACCCACCTGCGCAAGCTGGAGGTCGACGGCGAGACCCTGCGCGGCGAGCGCGAGACCGACGAGGGCATCTTCAACGTCGAGGCCTCGCTCCCCGCCATCGTCTCGGTGAACGAGAAGATCAACGAGCCCCGCTTCCCGTCCTTCAAGGGCATCATGGCCGCGAAGAAGAAGGAAGTCTCCGTGCTGACCCTGGCCGAGATCGGTGTCGACGCCGACACCGTCGGCCTGGCGAACGCCGGCAGCACGGTCACCGCGGTGACCCCGAAGGCCGAGAAGTCCGCCGGCGAGCGCGTCGTGGACGAGGGCGACGGCGGCGTCAAGGTCGCTGAGTACCTGGCCGCGGCGAAGATCATCTGA
- a CDS encoding alternate-type signal peptide domain-containing protein: MNRKTKGALALGAGAIILLGGAGSFALWSDTSDIADGQVVTGDFNLECDAGGTWTDISNDTLTGPTITPTTDFMVPGDTWKYAAMCTPTFTGKNIKATLAVDLAGTTVPSNNFAVTSTVNGVDSTTTPFTASSGSPVPVTVTVEFKSSTSGTADAGHQTVSVAGMTITLQQVRPS; the protein is encoded by the coding sequence TTGAACCGTAAGACCAAAGGCGCGCTCGCACTCGGTGCCGGCGCCATCATCCTGCTCGGCGGAGCTGGTTCGTTCGCGTTGTGGAGCGATACGTCAGACATCGCGGACGGCCAAGTCGTCACAGGCGACTTCAACCTGGAATGCGACGCAGGCGGAACCTGGACCGACATCTCCAACGACACGCTGACCGGTCCCACGATCACCCCCACGACAGATTTCATGGTCCCCGGCGACACCTGGAAGTACGCGGCCATGTGCACGCCGACCTTCACCGGCAAGAACATCAAGGCCACACTGGCCGTGGATCTGGCCGGTACGACCGTGCCGTCGAACAACTTCGCTGTCACCTCGACGGTGAACGGCGTCGACTCCACCACGACCCCGTTCACTGCGAGCAGCGGAAGTCCCGTCCCAGTCACCGTAACCGTAGAGTTCAAGTCGTCCACGTCGGGCACTGCGGACGCGGGGCACCAGACTGTCAGCGTCGCCGGAATGACGATCACCCTCCAGCAGGTCCGACCGTCGTAG
- a CDS encoding glycoside hydrolase family 57 protein, with protein sequence MTAEKVPGQFTLVLHSHLPWLANHGRWPVGEEWLYQSWAHCYQPVFAALRRLADDGFTDLLSLGITPVLAAQLDDPHCGTSMYEWLADWQLRAMEAATSTDPDRRRMGHREFQAAATALHDFETQWRHGGSPQIRPLISSGVIELLGGPLAHPFQPLLDERLRRLSLSEGLADATLRWGTRPTGIWAPECAYTPGMEREYRAAGVGHFMVDGPTLHGDTALGRPVGDTDVVAFGRDLTVSYRVWSPKSGYPGHANYRDFHTYDHQTGFKPVRVTGKNVPSEDKKPYDPSLVDPVIDKHVDDFIGCIRDRLISESERIGRPAHVVAAFDTELYGHWWYEGPIWLERLMRRLPEAGITVGSLATARANGYVGEPVDLQDSSWGSGKDWRVWEGPQVQHLVQLNREVTGTALDSLDKRLDGRSGGRDEVADQILRETLMTVQSDWPFMISKDTAAGYAQDRAYKHAHATREICAASDAGKEHHAAALAAGWRRADNLFGALDARRLPSREGGF encoded by the coding sequence ATGACTGCGGAGAAGGTCCCCGGCCAGTTCACCCTGGTTCTGCACTCGCACCTCCCCTGGCTCGCCAATCACGGGCGCTGGCCGGTTGGCGAGGAATGGCTGTACCAGTCATGGGCGCACTGCTATCAGCCGGTCTTCGCCGCGCTGCGTCGTCTGGCCGACGACGGCTTCACCGATCTGCTGTCGCTCGGCATCACGCCGGTTCTCGCCGCCCAGCTCGACGACCCACACTGCGGCACGTCCATGTACGAGTGGCTCGCCGACTGGCAGCTGCGTGCGATGGAGGCCGCCACCTCGACCGATCCAGACCGCCGCCGGATGGGTCACCGCGAATTCCAGGCCGCGGCAACGGCCCTGCACGACTTCGAGACGCAGTGGCGGCACGGCGGCAGCCCGCAGATCCGGCCCCTGATCTCCTCCGGCGTCATCGAACTCCTCGGCGGCCCGCTCGCACACCCGTTCCAGCCGCTGCTCGACGAGCGGCTGCGCCGTCTCTCCCTCAGCGAGGGACTCGCCGACGCCACGCTGCGCTGGGGCACCCGCCCCACCGGCATCTGGGCGCCCGAATGCGCGTACACGCCCGGCATGGAGCGCGAATACCGGGCAGCGGGCGTCGGCCACTTCATGGTCGACGGCCCCACCCTCCACGGCGACACCGCGCTCGGCCGCCCCGTCGGCGACACCGACGTCGTCGCCTTCGGCCGCGATCTGACGGTCAGCTACCGCGTGTGGTCGCCGAAGTCCGGGTATCCCGGTCACGCGAACTACCGCGACTTCCACACGTACGACCACCAGACCGGCTTCAAACCCGTGCGGGTCACCGGCAAGAACGTGCCGAGCGAGGACAAGAAGCCGTACGACCCGTCGCTCGTGGACCCGGTGATCGACAAGCACGTCGACGACTTCATCGGCTGCATCCGCGACCGCTTGATCTCCGAGTCGGAGCGGATCGGCCGGCCCGCGCACGTCGTCGCCGCCTTCGACACCGAGTTGTACGGCCACTGGTGGTACGAGGGCCCGATCTGGCTCGAACGCCTGATGCGACGACTGCCCGAGGCCGGCATCACCGTCGGCTCGCTCGCCACCGCCCGCGCCAACGGTTACGTCGGCGAGCCCGTCGACCTGCAGGACTCGTCGTGGGGTTCCGGGAAGGACTGGCGCGTGTGGGAGGGCCCGCAGGTACAGCACCTGGTTCAGCTGAACCGCGAAGTCACCGGCACCGCGCTCGACTCTCTCGACAAGCGGCTCGACGGCAGAAGCGGCGGCCGCGACGAGGTGGCCGACCAGATCCTGCGCGAGACGCTGATGACCGTGCAGTCCGACTGGCCGTTCATGATCTCGAAGGACACCGCCGCCGGGTACGCGCAGGACCGCGCCTACAAGCACGCCCACGCCACCCGCGAGATCTGTGCGGCGTCGGACGCGGGCAAGGAGCATCACGCGGCGGCCTTGGCCGCGGGGTGGCGACGCGCCGACAATCTGTTCGGCGCCCTGGACGCTCGGCGACTGCCGAGCCGGGAAGGCGGATTCTGA
- a CDS encoding acyltransferase, whose protein sequence is MTTMWNASYRSRWRAGRRRDPQQVRFLTMDSLRWIKRNRAWTPWYLVRYYRLARFRLANPHIVLRGMLFLGKDVEIHATPELARMEIGRWVHIGDGNSIRAHEGSLRIGDKAVFGANNVVNSYLDMEIGGSTLVADWCYICDFDHVTDSLDLPIKDQGIVKGPVRIGPDTWVAAKVTVLRNTTVGRGCVLGAHAVVRGVVPDYSIAVGAPARVVKDRKEAWEAGAEQRAEYERALADIERKKAAAQKKTGETE, encoded by the coding sequence ATGACCACCATGTGGAACGCGTCCTACCGGTCTCGTTGGCGTGCGGGACGCCGCCGTGACCCGCAGCAAGTCCGTTTTCTCACGATGGACTCGCTGCGCTGGATCAAGCGGAATCGCGCGTGGACCCCGTGGTACCTGGTCCGGTATTACCGCCTGGCGCGGTTCCGGCTGGCGAACCCGCACATCGTGCTGCGTGGCATGCTCTTCCTCGGCAAGGACGTTGAAATTCATGCGACGCCGGAGTTGGCCCGCATGGAGATCGGCCGCTGGGTGCACATCGGCGACGGCAACTCCATCCGCGCCCATGAGGGCAGCCTGCGGATCGGCGACAAGGCCGTCTTCGGCGCCAACAACGTCGTCAACTCGTACCTCGACATGGAGATCGGCGGCTCCACGCTGGTCGCCGACTGGTGCTACATCTGCGACTTCGATCACGTGACCGACAGCCTGGATCTGCCGATCAAGGATCAAGGCATCGTGAAGGGCCCGGTCCGTATCGGTCCGGACACCTGGGTCGCAGCCAAAGTGACCGTCCTGCGCAACACCACTGTCGGCCGCGGCTGCGTCCTCGGCGCCCACGCCGTGGTCCGCGGTGTGGTCCCCGATTACTCGATCGCCGTCGGCGCCCCCGCCCGCGTCGTCAAGGACCGCAAGGAGGCGTGGGAGGCCGGCGCCGAGCAGCGCGCCGAGTACGAGCGCGCCCTCGCGGACATCGAGCGCAAGAAGGCCGCCGCGCAGAAGAAGACTGGCGAGACGGAGTAG
- a CDS encoding glycosyltransferase family 4 protein — protein sequence MRVLVVSWEYPPVVVGGLGRHVHHLAEAVAAEGHDVIVLTRQPSGTDSMTHPTTDTVVNGVRVIAVAEDPPAFDFGADMMAWTLAMGHGFVRAGLRILRDEPAPDVVHAHDWLVAHPAIALAEYFDAPLVSTLHATEAGRHSGWVAGHINRQVHSVEWWLANASDALITCSASMHDEVKTLFGPDLPPISVIHNGIDVGTWNFVDRAVRIEPPHLLFAGRLEYEKGVQDLLEALPAIRRAHPGTHLTVAGDGTQTTWLHELAHEHEVTAAVDFVGKKDREELMDLMHRCDAIVLPSRYEPFGIVALEAAATGIPLITSTAGGLGEAVTDGETGWTFEPFDPAGIAQAVCDALDDPEAAQVRARRGRTRLGVDFTWQAIAQRTAVVYESATRRPDRPLGRPTISMRPMPERDPSKA from the coding sequence ATGCGCGTGCTGGTGGTCTCGTGGGAGTACCCGCCCGTCGTGGTCGGCGGGCTCGGGCGCCACGTGCATCATCTGGCCGAGGCCGTCGCCGCCGAGGGGCACGACGTGATCGTGCTGACCCGGCAGCCGTCCGGCACCGACTCGATGACGCATCCCACCACCGACACCGTCGTCAACGGTGTGCGGGTCATCGCGGTCGCCGAGGATCCGCCCGCGTTCGACTTCGGCGCCGACATGATGGCGTGGACCCTCGCGATGGGGCACGGTTTCGTCCGCGCCGGGCTTCGCATCCTGCGCGATGAACCCGCCCCCGACGTCGTGCACGCCCACGACTGGCTGGTGGCGCATCCGGCGATCGCGTTGGCCGAGTACTTCGACGCTCCCCTCGTGTCCACGCTGCACGCCACCGAGGCCGGTCGACATAGCGGCTGGGTGGCCGGGCACATCAACCGGCAGGTGCACTCGGTGGAGTGGTGGCTCGCCAACGCCTCCGACGCGCTCATCACCTGCTCGGCGTCCATGCACGACGAAGTGAAGACGCTCTTCGGTCCCGATCTGCCGCCGATCTCCGTCATCCACAACGGCATCGACGTCGGCACCTGGAACTTCGTCGACCGGGCGGTCCGCATCGAGCCGCCGCACCTGCTGTTCGCCGGCAGACTCGAGTACGAGAAGGGCGTGCAGGACCTCCTCGAAGCACTCCCCGCCATCCGCCGCGCTCACCCCGGCACACACCTGACCGTTGCCGGCGACGGCACGCAGACCACCTGGCTGCACGAGCTGGCGCACGAGCACGAGGTGACCGCGGCCGTCGACTTCGTCGGCAAGAAGGACCGCGAAGAACTCATGGACCTGATGCACCGGTGCGACGCCATCGTCCTCCCGAGCCGGTACGAGCCGTTCGGCATCGTCGCCCTCGAGGCCGCGGCCACCGGCATTCCGCTAATCACCTCCACCGCAGGAGGGCTCGGCGAGGCCGTCACCGACGGCGAGACCGGCTGGACCTTCGAACCCTTCGACCCAGCGGGGATCGCCCAGGCCGTCTGCGACGCGCTCGACGATCCCGAGGCCGCTCAGGTCCGCGCGCGGCGCGGTCGTACCCGGTTGGGTGTCGACTTCACGTGGCAGGCGATCGCTCAGCGCACCGCCGTCGTCTACGAATCGGCGACGCGCCGCCCCGACCGACCGCTCGGCAGGCCCACGATCTCCATGCGCCCGATGCCGGAACGGGACCCTTCGAAGGCATGA
- a CDS encoding PQQ-binding-like beta-propeller repeat protein, whose amino-acid sequence MTQAARRRMRAFLRAAFLGTLTALVVTSCSDGHLDVRSVPAAGWSSYGGNSANSNFTWAQPPADLAPSWTRDAGGTVTSPIVMNGGGDVVVSARTARGCNFTVLDYRAGRKNFCKRLADGFWGNAAVVDQFSQPYIGEPGRFLALTGGGSIRWRHDGPGTPTSAKFVAPGQVLVTTTQGGVSIFNSQTGDLMMPELKLWPTTAEAPAAGLADCVTGGPACAISAPPAVDWGHKRIVLNYFPQGAKTSQVKALGYNGELSQEWTADLPLGVVGPPVVSNDGKTVYAFARDNKLYALDAATGKTRWSHDVGDAGFATMSVSPDGVIIPAGKLGAPLTILKDEGDAVTEVARRDDLQTAGLSTQTTTGTAWAVVRTGADQHLELIEVDTKTGATKRTLPMPESKGFATGIAVSPNGQIAVATYAGTVYYFDAKS is encoded by the coding sequence ATGACCCAGGCAGCCCGTCGCCGCATGCGCGCATTCCTTCGCGCCGCATTCCTCGGAACGCTCACTGCCCTGGTCGTCACGTCCTGCTCCGACGGTCACCTCGACGTGCGATCTGTGCCTGCGGCGGGATGGTCGTCATACGGCGGCAACAGCGCCAACTCCAACTTTACGTGGGCTCAGCCGCCCGCCGACCTGGCACCGTCGTGGACGCGCGACGCGGGCGGAACGGTCACCAGCCCGATCGTCATGAACGGCGGCGGCGACGTGGTCGTCAGCGCACGCACAGCTCGCGGCTGCAATTTCACGGTCCTCGACTACCGTGCCGGCCGCAAGAACTTCTGCAAACGACTGGCCGACGGATTCTGGGGCAATGCCGCAGTGGTCGACCAGTTCAGCCAGCCGTACATCGGGGAACCCGGCCGCTTCCTCGCTCTGACCGGCGGCGGCTCCATCCGCTGGCGTCACGACGGCCCCGGCACGCCCACGTCCGCGAAGTTCGTCGCCCCCGGCCAGGTGCTGGTCACCACCACGCAGGGCGGCGTCAGCATCTTCAACTCGCAGACCGGCGACCTGATGATGCCGGAGTTGAAGCTGTGGCCGACCACCGCCGAGGCCCCTGCCGCGGGCCTGGCCGACTGCGTCACCGGCGGACCCGCCTGCGCGATCTCGGCGCCGCCGGCGGTCGACTGGGGCCACAAGCGGATCGTGCTCAACTACTTCCCGCAGGGTGCCAAGACCTCCCAGGTGAAGGCGCTCGGCTACAACGGTGAACTGTCCCAGGAGTGGACCGCGGACCTGCCGCTGGGCGTCGTCGGCCCGCCGGTGGTCTCGAACGACGGTAAGACGGTCTACGCCTTCGCGCGCGACAACAAGCTGTACGCGCTCGACGCCGCCACCGGTAAGACCCGCTGGAGCCACGACGTGGGCGACGCGGGATTCGCGACCATGAGCGTCTCCCCGGACGGCGTGATCATCCCCGCAGGCAAGCTGGGCGCGCCCCTCACGATCCTCAAGGACGAGGGCGACGCCGTCACCGAGGTCGCCCGGCGCGACGACCTGCAGACCGCAGGACTGTCGACGCAGACCACCACCGGCACCGCGTGGGCCGTCGTTCGCACCGGTGCCGATCAGCACCTGGAACTGATCGAGGTCGACACGAAGACCGGTGCCACCAAGCGGACCCTCCCGATGCCTGAGTCCAAGGGCTTCGCGACCGGCATCGCGGTCTCCCCGAACGGGCAGATCGCCGTCGCCACCTACGCGGGCACCGTCTACTACTTCGACGCGAAGAGCTAG
- a CDS encoding peptidase S26: MIFETGSMAPAVPVGALGFARSTPATSVERGDIVTVTADDGSRITHRVKSIDGIVGNSATLTLQGDANPVPDAKKYVVTEVRRIVATAPLLGYVASWLSNPLTLLLQALAVVFLLVVAFAPTQGWRRSQAAHRLVAGTAVVTVAALAATNVNGNGPASAAPLAASASATGTLNAGRPDNPTSLTCNDLSGGVAGIGSSITLTFPNPPEHAAYTYSIVTTGSGAPRSSTKAASSLANPAVVDAGSLGLVSWLLSLIPALLGGSVTLDLTLTNYIGNFRSTGSLTQKIIVKGGGLTGLVPQLSCVNPGQGGTVTGALRQRAMPGSTSATDSIDPTTSETSDRTHPTETTSITRSDSESSANTAPEEQSGTDVPAPGSISSTTTTPTLPPNGTATASKDFAFYQDGSKVTIRDTKSTDVVYRGSFSSAATVRWLPGTETLEVTEPDGSVTIVKQLGDRWVETVTPPAPTTTQTTERIAPTTETETEPVEARPSVTPTESVVPTE, translated from the coding sequence ATGATCTTCGAGACCGGCTCCATGGCGCCGGCAGTCCCGGTCGGGGCCCTCGGATTCGCAAGGTCAACGCCGGCTACCAGTGTCGAGCGCGGCGACATCGTCACTGTCACTGCGGACGATGGCTCGAGAATCACGCACCGCGTGAAATCCATCGACGGCATCGTCGGGAACTCAGCGACCCTCACACTGCAGGGCGATGCCAATCCTGTGCCCGACGCGAAGAAGTACGTCGTCACGGAGGTCCGACGGATCGTGGCAACGGCCCCGCTTCTCGGATACGTCGCGTCATGGCTGAGCAATCCGTTGACGCTGCTCCTCCAAGCACTGGCAGTCGTATTCCTGCTCGTGGTCGCCTTCGCCCCCACGCAGGGATGGCGACGATCGCAGGCAGCTCACCGCCTAGTCGCCGGTACCGCTGTCGTGACAGTTGCCGCTCTCGCGGCGACTAACGTGAACGGAAATGGTCCGGCGTCAGCGGCACCGCTAGCCGCCAGCGCAAGCGCAACGGGCACGCTGAACGCAGGCCGACCCGATAATCCGACATCCCTGACATGCAACGACCTAAGTGGCGGTGTCGCCGGAATAGGCAGCTCCATCACGCTGACCTTCCCGAACCCACCGGAGCATGCGGCATACACGTACAGCATTGTCACCACCGGATCCGGAGCGCCGCGGTCTTCGACGAAAGCAGCGTCAAGCCTCGCGAACCCGGCAGTCGTGGACGCCGGAAGCCTGGGCCTCGTGAGCTGGCTGTTAAGCCTGATCCCAGCACTTCTGGGAGGCAGTGTGACACTCGACTTGACGCTCACCAACTACATAGGCAACTTTCGGTCCACCGGAAGTTTGACGCAGAAGATCATCGTGAAGGGCGGCGGCCTGACGGGTCTCGTCCCTCAACTCAGCTGCGTGAACCCGGGACAGGGCGGCACTGTGACCGGTGCGCTGCGCCAACGTGCAATGCCCGGGTCGACTTCCGCGACCGACTCCATCGACCCGACGACGTCTGAGACGTCCGATCGGACTCACCCCACCGAAACAACGTCCATCACACGTTCAGACTCTGAATCCTCGGCGAACACGGCGCCCGAAGAACAATCCGGCACGGATGTCCCCGCGCCGGGGTCGATCTCGTCCACGACGACCACCCCTACCCTGCCGCCCAACGGCACCGCGACCGCGTCGAAAGACTTCGCCTTCTATCAGGACGGCAGCAAGGTCACGATCCGCGACACGAAGTCCACGGACGTCGTCTATCGCGGGAGCTTCTCCTCAGCAGCGACCGTCCGATGGCTGCCGGGAACAGAGACGCTCGAGGTCACTGAACCCGACGGGAGCGTGACAATCGTGAAGCAGCTGGGTGACCGGTGGGTGGAGACGGTGACGCCGCCTGCGCCGACTACGACGCAGACGACCGAACGCATCGCTCCGACGACCGAGACCGAGACCGAGCCTGTCGAGGCTCGACCTAGCGTCACGCCGACAGAATCCGTGGTTCCGACGGAGTGA
- a CDS encoding signal peptidase I yields the protein MTTTDAPSTSEAPDETSAESKSTMYYVWQTVSWLLLAAAFAVLCATILVPKIGGAQPYTVLTGSMRPSYPPGTLIVVKRVNPNSLAVGDVVTYQIRSGDPEVVTHRIVETTTAPDGERRFITRGDANNTNDKPAVRPVQIRGKLWYSIPYLGFVNTWFTGVKRTVVVFVLAGLLFLYGAWQFYCDWRDDRRKKAEDEATAGPADEAPTVAFSAISDDTSDTVTIQTHEKEADQ from the coding sequence ATGACCACCACCGACGCACCCTCGACGTCCGAGGCCCCCGATGAGACTTCGGCCGAGTCGAAGTCCACGATGTACTACGTATGGCAGACAGTGTCCTGGCTGCTGCTCGCCGCCGCCTTCGCAGTCCTCTGCGCCACCATCCTGGTTCCGAAGATCGGTGGCGCGCAGCCGTACACGGTGCTGACCGGCTCCATGCGGCCGTCGTACCCGCCGGGCACGCTGATCGTCGTCAAGCGGGTGAATCCGAACTCCCTCGCCGTCGGCGACGTCGTCACCTACCAGATCCGCTCCGGCGATCCGGAGGTCGTGACGCATCGCATCGTCGAGACCACCACCGCACCCGACGGCGAGCGCCGGTTCATCACGCGCGGCGATGCGAACAACACCAATGACAAGCCGGCCGTCAGACCCGTCCAGATCCGCGGCAAGCTCTGGTACTCGATCCCCTACCTCGGCTTCGTGAACACCTGGTTCACCGGCGTCAAGCGAACGGTGGTCGTATTCGTGCTCGCCGGACTCCTCTTCCTCTACGGGGCCTGGCAGTTCTACTGCGACTGGCGCGACGATCGTCGTAAGAAGGCCGAAGACGAAGCGACGGCCGGTCCCGCCGACGAAGCGCCGACCGTCGCATTCTCCGCGATCTCCGACGACACCTCCGACACGGTGACCATCCAGACCCACGAGAAGGAGGCCGACCAGTGA